Proteins from a genomic interval of Microbacterium imperiale:
- the arfA gene encoding arabinosylfuranosidase ArfA, translating to MPRARIVLDRDFTVADVPRRLFGSFVEHMGRCVYTGIFEPGHPQADERGFRRDVLALVKELGATVIRYPGGNFVSGYNWEDGVGPVEDRPHRLDGAWHTVETNAFGLHEFVDWAREAQVEVMEAVNLGTRGVDEARALVEYANHAGGTYWSDLRRRNGAAAPFDIRLWCLGNELDGPWQIGHKTAHEYGRLAQETAKAMRLVDPDIELVAVGSSNRQMPTFGTWEHTVLTHAYEEVDYISMHAYYQEDGGDAASFLAEAVDMDAFIDGVVSTIDAVKAAGKHRKQVDISFDEWNVWYQRGLDTEDQPHIVSASKEWRAHPRLIEDTYNVTDAVVVGTFLHSLLRHGDRVRIANQAQLVNVIAPIRSEEGGPAWRQSIFWPFARMSQLAQGRVLRLAIESDQTPTAKFGDVDVVDAAATWDESTGRVALFVANRSLESETEVSLELRGLGASNVVSAEVLTVPEGGDRRSANTEHDQDCVGLEPLRGVGLDEGVLRATLPALSWSVIVLDTKRA from the coding sequence ATGCCCCGCGCCCGTATCGTCCTCGATCGCGATTTCACCGTGGCCGACGTGCCGCGCCGCCTCTTCGGCTCGTTCGTCGAGCACATGGGCCGCTGCGTCTACACCGGCATCTTCGAACCCGGTCATCCGCAGGCCGACGAACGCGGGTTCCGCCGCGATGTGCTGGCGCTGGTGAAGGAGCTCGGCGCGACCGTCATCCGCTACCCCGGCGGCAACTTCGTCTCGGGCTACAACTGGGAGGACGGCGTCGGACCGGTCGAGGACCGACCGCACCGCCTCGACGGCGCCTGGCACACGGTGGAGACGAACGCGTTCGGACTCCACGAGTTCGTCGACTGGGCCCGCGAGGCGCAGGTCGAGGTCATGGAAGCGGTCAACCTCGGCACGCGCGGCGTCGACGAGGCACGCGCCCTCGTCGAGTACGCCAACCACGCAGGCGGCACGTACTGGTCGGACCTGCGTCGCCGCAACGGGGCCGCCGCGCCCTTCGACATCCGGCTGTGGTGCCTGGGCAACGAGCTCGACGGGCCGTGGCAGATCGGTCACAAGACGGCCCACGAGTACGGCCGGCTCGCGCAGGAGACGGCCAAGGCCATGCGCCTGGTCGACCCCGACATCGAGCTCGTCGCGGTCGGGTCGTCGAACCGGCAGATGCCGACCTTCGGGACGTGGGAGCACACCGTGCTCACCCACGCGTATGAGGAGGTCGACTACATCTCGATGCACGCCTACTACCAGGAGGACGGCGGAGATGCGGCATCCTTCCTGGCCGAGGCCGTCGACATGGATGCGTTCATCGACGGCGTCGTCTCGACGATCGACGCGGTCAAGGCCGCGGGCAAGCACCGCAAGCAGGTCGACATCTCGTTCGACGAGTGGAACGTCTGGTACCAGCGGGGTCTCGACACCGAGGACCAGCCGCACATCGTGTCGGCGTCGAAGGAGTGGCGCGCGCACCCGCGTCTGATCGAAGACACCTACAACGTCACGGATGCCGTCGTCGTCGGAACCTTCCTTCACAGCCTGCTGCGCCACGGCGACCGCGTGCGCATCGCCAACCAGGCGCAGCTGGTCAACGTCATCGCCCCGATCCGATCCGAGGAGGGCGGGCCGGCATGGCGCCAGTCGATCTTCTGGCCGTTCGCCCGGATGTCGCAGCTGGCGCAGGGCCGCGTCCTGCGGCTCGCGATCGAGTCCGACCAGACGCCGACCGCCAAGTTCGGCGATGTGGATGTCGTCGACGCCGCCGCGACGTGGGACGAGTCCACCGGTCGCGTCGCGCTGTTCGTGGCCAACCGGTCGCTCGAGTCCGAGACCGAGGTCTCGCTCGAGCTGCGGGGGCTGGGGGCCTCGAACGTCGTCTCGGCCGAGGTGCTGACGGTGCCCGAGGGTGGCGACCGCCGGTCGGCCAACACCGAGCACGACCAGGACTGCGTCGGTCTCGAGCCCCTGCGCGGCGTCGGCCTCGACGAGGGCGTGCTGCGGGCGACCCTGCCCGCGCTGTCGTGGTCGGTCATCGTGCTCGACACGAAGCGGGCCTGA
- a CDS encoding acyl-CoA thioesterase, whose translation MNVWLRTLLTIWRARAHVRRRGLRPPMTIGRVRLRTLPTDIDLLGHMNNGRYASLFDLGRFDLLIRTGILQIFQQKGWYGVVASSTITFRKSLNLWQRFTIETRLHGHDDKSVYMVHRAVVDGEVYAEMLVRSRFLRRSGGIVPLDELFEALGRPDDLPELEPWMTEWATATALPSTRAAAPSVWE comes from the coding sequence GTGAACGTGTGGCTGCGAACCCTCCTGACGATCTGGCGAGCCCGAGCGCACGTACGCCGGCGCGGCCTGCGCCCTCCGATGACGATCGGGCGTGTGCGGCTGCGGACGCTGCCCACGGACATCGACCTGCTCGGGCACATGAACAACGGGCGGTATGCGTCGCTGTTCGACCTCGGCCGGTTCGACCTGCTGATCCGCACCGGCATCCTGCAGATCTTCCAGCAGAAGGGCTGGTACGGCGTCGTCGCCAGCAGCACGATCACCTTCCGCAAGTCGCTCAACCTGTGGCAGCGCTTCACCATCGAGACGCGGCTGCACGGGCATGACGACAAGTCGGTGTACATGGTGCACCGCGCGGTCGTCGACGGCGAGGTCTACGCCGAGATGCTCGTGCGGTCTCGGTTCCTGCGCCGGTCCGGCGGCATCGTTCCGCTCGACGAGCTGTTCGAGGCCCTGGGGCGTCCCGATGACCTCCCCGAGCTCGAGCCGTGGATGACCGAGTGGGCGACGGCGACGGCTCTGCCCTCGACCCGCGCGGCCGCGCCGAGCGTCTGGGAGTGA
- a CDS encoding bifunctional proline dehydrogenase/L-glutamate gamma-semialdehyde dehydrogenase, translating to MSDTAASGTTPPGFPSDDDRADQAIALAQQWVHTAADYPADAAAQRLAGVLRDPNGLPFTIGFVDGVMRPESVTAAATRLHHVAPLVPEFLPWYLRGAVRVGGAVAPVLPTPVVPIARTALREMVGHLVVDARPHKLGPAIARIRESGARLNLNLLGEAVLGEGEAKRRLEGIHELIRRPDVDYVSVKVSAIISRISMWAFDEVVADVVERLLPLYLSAAEDGTFINLDMEEYRDLDLTIAVFTRLLEDERLRGLEAGIVLQAYLPDAVDALDELTAWAQTRVDAGGARIKIRLVKGANLAMERVDAAVHGWPLATHASKLDADAMYLRCLDRALHAERTRAVRLGVAGHNLFDIAYAWLLAGERDVRDDIEIEMLLGMAQGQVAAVTRDVGHVLLYVPVVRPDEFDVAISYLVRRLEENASSENFLSAAFDLATDPSLFERERDRFVASLARAADPALPSGPNRTQDRTLPVRGLSTQRITRDPATDDAANLTQAVLGIADAADADAADTSAVGAHDDVLFGGERFVETAVYAPRESRRSPALGAPGFANTPDSDPALAANRAWARGILARVASSTVGDDTLAAARVDDAERLDGIVAGVRAAASEWGRLPAADRSVVLLAASRALEAHRAELIEVAASETGKVLAEADVEVSEAIDFAAYYAATARELDRVSGAVFVPAAVTVVAPPWNFPVAIPAGGVLAALAAGSGVVFKPAPQARRCAAVVAEALWEAGVPRDLLALVDIDEGELGRQLITHTDVDRVILTGSWETAALFRSWRPELPLLAETSGKNAIIVTPSADLDLAAADLIKSAFGHAGQKCSAASLAILVGSVGRSKRFARQLVDATRSLRVGPPTDPRSEVGPVIEPPQGKLAWALTTLEDGERWLVEPRELDFGPETAGRFWSPGVRVGVSAGSRMHLEEFFGPVLGVMHARTLEEAIEMQNAVAYGLTAGLHTQDADDLATWLDRVQAGNLYVNRGITGAIVQRQPFGGWKRSSVGAGTKAGGPNYLIGLGSWRASSGAASSTLHLRGLDSRITTLIESAQPTLDYEAFEWLRRGALSDAVAWDREFGQVRDVSGLGVERNLFRYRPVDVAVRAGSDAAWQAVLRVIVAGVRAGSHVTLSTPVGLPAEVRRALGEVEIPVSVETDGEWLQRIAVAEQRPGRIRLVGSAESVVEIRAAVAAATEGDPDVAVYADEVTTAGRIELLPFVHEQSITITAHRFGNPDDWSEAVI from the coding sequence ATGTCCGACACCGCTGCGTCCGGCACCACCCCGCCGGGCTTCCCCTCCGACGACGACCGCGCCGACCAGGCGATCGCCCTGGCGCAGCAGTGGGTGCACACGGCGGCCGACTATCCGGCGGATGCCGCGGCGCAGCGCCTCGCCGGCGTGCTGCGCGACCCGAACGGGCTGCCCTTCACGATCGGCTTCGTCGACGGGGTCATGCGGCCCGAGAGTGTGACGGCGGCGGCGACCCGTCTGCACCACGTCGCGCCCCTCGTGCCGGAGTTCCTGCCGTGGTACCTCCGCGGCGCGGTGCGCGTCGGGGGAGCGGTCGCCCCGGTGCTGCCGACGCCCGTCGTGCCGATCGCCCGCACGGCGCTGCGCGAGATGGTCGGGCACCTCGTCGTCGACGCCCGCCCGCACAAGCTCGGGCCCGCCATCGCGCGCATCCGAGAGTCGGGTGCGCGCCTGAACCTCAACCTGCTGGGCGAAGCCGTGCTCGGCGAGGGGGAGGCGAAGCGGCGCCTCGAGGGCATCCACGAGCTCATCCGGCGCCCCGACGTCGACTACGTCTCGGTGAAGGTGTCGGCCATCATCAGCCGCATCTCGATGTGGGCCTTCGACGAGGTCGTCGCCGACGTCGTCGAGCGCCTGCTGCCGCTGTACCTCAGCGCTGCCGAGGACGGCACCTTCATCAACCTCGACATGGAGGAGTACCGCGACCTCGACCTGACGATCGCGGTGTTCACGCGTCTGCTCGAGGACGAGCGGCTGCGGGGCCTCGAGGCCGGCATCGTGCTGCAGGCGTACCTGCCCGACGCGGTCGACGCGCTCGACGAGCTCACCGCGTGGGCGCAGACCCGTGTGGATGCCGGCGGCGCGCGCATCAAGATCCGCCTCGTCAAGGGCGCCAACCTGGCGATGGAGCGGGTGGATGCCGCGGTCCACGGCTGGCCGCTGGCCACCCACGCGAGCAAGCTCGACGCCGACGCGATGTACCTGCGCTGCCTCGACCGCGCGCTGCACGCGGAGCGGACGCGAGCCGTGCGCCTCGGCGTTGCCGGGCACAACCTCTTCGACATCGCCTACGCCTGGCTGCTCGCGGGCGAGCGCGACGTGCGCGACGACATCGAGATCGAGATGCTCCTCGGCATGGCGCAGGGTCAGGTCGCCGCGGTCACGCGCGATGTGGGTCACGTCCTGCTGTACGTGCCGGTCGTGCGACCCGACGAGTTCGACGTCGCGATCAGCTACCTCGTGCGCCGCCTCGAAGAGAACGCGTCGAGCGAGAACTTCCTGTCGGCGGCGTTCGATCTGGCGACCGACCCCAGCCTGTTCGAGCGCGAGCGCGACCGGTTCGTCGCCTCCCTCGCCCGCGCAGCGGATCCCGCGCTGCCGTCCGGTCCGAACCGCACGCAGGACCGCACGCTGCCGGTGCGCGGCCTGTCGACGCAGCGGATCACGCGCGACCCCGCCACCGACGACGCCGCGAACCTGACGCAGGCGGTGCTGGGCATCGCCGACGCGGCCGACGCCGACGCCGCCGACACGAGCGCCGTCGGCGCTCACGACGATGTCCTGTTCGGCGGCGAACGGTTCGTCGAGACGGCCGTGTACGCCCCGCGCGAGTCGCGCCGCTCGCCCGCCCTCGGCGCCCCCGGTTTCGCGAACACGCCCGACTCCGATCCCGCGCTCGCGGCCAACCGGGCGTGGGCGCGTGGCATCCTCGCCCGCGTCGCGAGCAGCACGGTCGGTGACGACACCCTCGCCGCCGCGCGCGTCGACGACGCCGAGCGGCTCGACGGCATCGTGGCGGGAGTGCGCGCCGCGGCATCCGAGTGGGGCCGGTTGCCGGCGGCCGATCGCAGCGTCGTGCTGCTCGCCGCATCCCGCGCGCTCGAGGCGCACCGGGCCGAGCTCATCGAGGTCGCCGCGTCCGAGACGGGCAAGGTTCTCGCCGAGGCCGACGTCGAGGTGAGCGAGGCGATCGACTTCGCCGCGTACTACGCCGCGACGGCGCGCGAGCTCGACCGTGTGAGCGGCGCCGTCTTCGTGCCCGCGGCGGTCACCGTCGTCGCTCCGCCGTGGAACTTCCCCGTCGCCATCCCCGCGGGCGGTGTGCTGGCGGCGCTCGCCGCCGGGTCGGGCGTGGTCTTCAAGCCCGCACCCCAGGCTCGCCGCTGCGCCGCGGTCGTCGCCGAGGCGCTGTGGGAGGCCGGCGTACCGCGTGACCTGCTCGCGCTGGTCGACATCGACGAAGGCGAGCTCGGCCGCCAGCTGATCACGCACACCGACGTCGACCGGGTCATCCTCACCGGTTCGTGGGAGACCGCGGCGCTGTTCCGGTCGTGGCGTCCGGAGCTGCCGCTGCTGGCCGAGACGAGCGGCAAGAACGCGATCATCGTCACGCCCTCGGCCGACCTCGACCTCGCGGCCGCCGATCTCATCAAGAGCGCGTTCGGTCACGCCGGCCAGAAGTGCTCGGCGGCGTCGCTCGCGATCCTCGTGGGCTCGGTCGGGCGCTCCAAGCGCTTCGCCCGTCAGCTCGTCGACGCGACGCGTTCGCTGCGCGTCGGCCCGCCGACCGACCCGCGCAGCGAGGTCGGCCCGGTCATCGAGCCGCCGCAGGGCAAGCTCGCGTGGGCGCTGACGACGCTCGAGGACGGTGAGCGCTGGCTCGTCGAGCCGCGTGAGCTCGATTTCGGCCCCGAGACGGCGGGGCGCTTCTGGTCGCCCGGCGTCCGGGTCGGCGTCAGCGCCGGGTCGCGCATGCACCTCGAGGAGTTCTTCGGTCCCGTGCTCGGCGTCATGCACGCGCGCACGCTCGAGGAGGCCATCGAGATGCAGAACGCCGTCGCGTACGGCCTCACGGCGGGTCTGCACACGCAGGACGCCGACGACCTCGCGACGTGGCTCGACCGGGTGCAGGCGGGCAACCTCTACGTCAACCGCGGCATCACCGGAGCCATCGTCCAGCGGCAGCCCTTCGGAGGATGGAAGCGCTCGTCGGTGGGGGCGGGCACCAAGGCCGGCGGCCCGAACTATCTGATCGGCCTCGGCTCGTGGCGCGCGTCGAGCGGCGCGGCCTCGAGCACTCTGCACCTGCGCGGGCTCGACTCGCGGATCACGACGCTCATCGAGTCGGCGCAGCCCACCCTCGACTACGAAGCCTTCGAGTGGCTGCGACGCGGCGCGCTGTCGGACGCCGTGGCCTGGGACCGCGAGTTCGGGCAGGTGCGGGACGTGTCGGGCCTCGGCGTCGAGCGCAACCTCTTCCGGTACCGGCCGGTCGACGTCGCGGTGCGCGCGGGATCGGATGCCGCCTGGCAGGCGGTGCTCCGCGTCATCGTCGCGGGCGTCCGCGCGGGCTCGCACGTCACGCTCAGCACTCCCGTCGGGCTTCCCGCCGAGGTGCGGCGCGCCCTCGGCGAGGTCGAGATCCCGGTGTCGGTCGAGACCGACGGCGAGTGGCTGCAGCGCATCGCCGTCGCGGAGCAGCGGCCCGGCCGCATCCGGCTGGTCGGTTCCGCCGAATCGGTCGTCGAGATCCGGGCCGCCGTGGCCGCGGCGACCGAGGGAGACCCGGATGTCGCCGTCTACGCCGACGAGGTCACGACCGCCGGGCGCATCGAGCTGCTGCCCTTCGTGCACGAGCAGTCGATCACGATCACGGCGCACCGCTTCGGCAACCCCGACGACTGGTCCGAAGCGGTCATCTGA
- a CDS encoding metal-sensitive transcriptional regulator, with the protein MNGYDANKDDLQKRLRRIEGQVRGIARMVDEDKYCIDILTQVSAATKALETVALSLLGDHLSHCVAEASAEGGAVADEKIREANAAIARLVRS; encoded by the coding sequence GTGAACGGATACGACGCGAACAAGGACGACCTGCAAAAGCGGTTGCGACGCATCGAGGGGCAGGTGCGGGGCATCGCCCGCATGGTCGACGAGGACAAGTACTGCATCGACATCCTGACCCAGGTATCGGCGGCCACGAAGGCCCTCGAGACCGTCGCGCTCTCGCTGCTCGGCGACCACCTCAGCCATTGCGTGGCCGAAGCGAGCGCCGAGGGTGGAGCCGTCGCCGACGAGAAGATCCGCGAGGCGAACGCGGCGATCGCGCGCCTCGTCCGTTCCTGA
- a CDS encoding heavy-metal-associated domain-containing protein, which translates to MTERNDLGLTATGGSGGGCSCCGTASTSGAAAAPSAVTAEVMVSGMTCSHCVASVTEELVEVPGVEGVDVDLNAGGLSRVTVRSAEPIDDAAITAAIEEAGYAREDARS; encoded by the coding sequence ATGACCGAGCGCAACGACCTGGGACTGACCGCGACCGGTGGAAGCGGGGGCGGCTGTTCCTGCTGCGGCACCGCGTCGACGTCGGGCGCGGCCGCAGCGCCGTCCGCCGTGACCGCCGAGGTGATGGTGTCGGGCATGACCTGCTCGCACTGCGTCGCGAGCGTCACCGAGGAGCTCGTCGAGGTGCCGGGCGTCGAGGGTGTCGACGTCGACCTCAACGCCGGCGGGCTCTCGCGCGTGACTGTCCGGAGCGCCGAGCCCATCGACGACGCGGCCATCACCGCCGCGATCGAGGAGGCCGGCTACGCCCGCGAGGACGCCCGCTCATGA
- a CDS encoding heavy metal translocating P-type ATPase yields the protein MSAVDVELDIAGMTCASCATRIERKLNKLPGVEATVNYATEKAHVRTDGADADQLIAAVEAAGYQAAVPAPPASADGDAAPAADDGVAALRHRLLVSTALALPVAVLSMIPALQFEYWQWLALTLTAPVAVWGAWPFHRAAAVNARHGAATMDTLISLGVIASFGWSLYALFFGGAGMPGMTMTFTLIGAPRAGGHEIYLEVAALVTVFILAGRYAEARARKSSSEALRALLEMGAKDAVQLVDGRERRVPVGQLAVGDTVVVRPGEKIPSDGIVVGGASAVDASMLTGESAPVDVAEGSRVVGATVNAGGRLVVEITRVGAETELARMQRLLAEAQSGKADVQRLADRVSAVFVPIVIGLAVVAFVGWTLAGGSVELAFTAAVATLIIACPCALGLATPTALLVGTGRGSQLGILIRGPQVLEQTRRVDTIVLDKTGTVTSGVMSVTEVHPAEGVARDELLATAAAVEAASEHPVARAVAAASPVAWPDAEAFASHAGFGVQAVVNGSAVVCGRPSWLREQWSVPIPPATAALLADLETRGTVVAVARDGGYLGAIVVADTVKPTSAAAVARFRALGLEPVLLTGDNAVTARRVAGEVGIDTVHAGVSPAEKLDVVRALRSDGRVVAMVGDGVNDAAALAAADLGLAMGGGTDAAIAASDITIVSGDLLVVADAIRLARRTLGTIKGNLFWAFAYNVAAIPLAMAGLLNPLLAAAAMALSSVFVVTNSLRLRGFRPGA from the coding sequence ATGAGCGCCGTCGACGTCGAGCTCGACATCGCGGGCATGACCTGCGCCTCGTGCGCGACCCGCATCGAGCGCAAGCTCAACAAGCTGCCCGGGGTAGAGGCGACGGTCAACTACGCGACCGAGAAGGCGCACGTGCGCACCGACGGCGCCGACGCCGACCAGCTCATCGCCGCCGTCGAGGCGGCCGGATACCAGGCGGCCGTGCCCGCACCGCCCGCCAGCGCGGACGGCGATGCGGCGCCCGCAGCCGATGACGGGGTGGCGGCGCTGCGCCACCGCCTGCTCGTCAGCACGGCGCTCGCGCTGCCGGTCGCGGTGCTGTCGATGATCCCCGCACTGCAGTTCGAGTACTGGCAGTGGCTCGCCCTGACCCTCACCGCGCCCGTCGCGGTCTGGGGTGCGTGGCCGTTCCACCGTGCCGCGGCCGTCAATGCGCGCCACGGGGCTGCGACGATGGACACCCTCATCAGCCTGGGCGTCATCGCATCCTTCGGCTGGTCGCTGTACGCGCTGTTCTTCGGCGGGGCCGGCATGCCCGGCATGACCATGACCTTCACGCTCATCGGCGCCCCGCGCGCGGGCGGGCACGAGATCTACCTCGAAGTCGCCGCGCTCGTCACCGTCTTCATCCTGGCGGGGCGCTACGCCGAGGCGCGGGCGAGGAAGTCATCGAGTGAAGCGCTGCGCGCGCTGCTCGAGATGGGTGCGAAGGATGCCGTTCAGCTCGTCGACGGACGCGAGCGACGGGTGCCCGTCGGCCAGCTGGCCGTGGGAGACACGGTCGTCGTCCGCCCCGGAGAGAAGATCCCGTCCGACGGCATCGTGGTCGGCGGCGCCTCCGCCGTCGACGCCAGCATGCTCACCGGGGAGTCGGCTCCCGTCGACGTCGCCGAAGGCTCGCGCGTCGTGGGCGCCACCGTCAACGCCGGCGGCCGCCTCGTCGTCGAGATCACCCGCGTGGGCGCCGAGACCGAGCTCGCGCGCATGCAGCGGCTGCTCGCCGAGGCGCAGTCGGGCAAGGCCGACGTGCAGCGGCTCGCCGACCGGGTCTCGGCCGTCTTCGTCCCGATCGTCATCGGCTTGGCGGTCGTCGCGTTCGTCGGATGGACGCTCGCCGGCGGATCGGTCGAGCTGGCCTTCACCGCCGCTGTCGCGACGCTCATCATCGCCTGCCCGTGCGCCCTGGGGCTGGCCACGCCCACGGCACTCCTCGTGGGAACCGGGCGCGGCTCGCAGCTGGGCATCCTCATCCGGGGACCGCAGGTGCTGGAACAGACGCGGCGCGTCGACACGATCGTGCTCGACAAGACCGGCACCGTGACGTCCGGCGTCATGAGCGTCACCGAGGTCCACCCCGCCGAAGGTGTCGCACGCGACGAGCTGCTCGCGACCGCTGCGGCCGTCGAGGCGGCATCCGAGCACCCCGTCGCTCGTGCGGTCGCGGCGGCGTCGCCCGTGGCGTGGCCCGACGCCGAGGCGTTCGCCTCGCACGCGGGCTTCGGCGTGCAGGCGGTCGTGAACGGTTCGGCCGTCGTCTGCGGCCGGCCCTCGTGGCTGCGCGAGCAGTGGAGCGTGCCGATCCCGCCGGCGACGGCGGCCCTGCTGGCCGACCTCGAGACGCGCGGCACGGTCGTCGCGGTCGCGCGCGACGGCGGCTACCTCGGGGCGATCGTCGTCGCCGACACGGTCAAGCCGACGAGCGCAGCAGCGGTCGCACGGTTCCGGGCACTCGGCCTCGAACCGGTGCTGCTCACCGGCGACAACGCGGTCACCGCTCGTCGCGTCGCCGGCGAGGTCGGCATCGACACGGTGCATGCGGGCGTCAGCCCGGCCGAGAAGCTCGACGTCGTCCGCGCGCTGCGCAGCGACGGTCGTGTGGTGGCGATGGTCGGCGACGGCGTGAACGACGCCGCGGCGCTGGCGGCCGCCGATCTCGGGCTCGCGATGGGCGGAGGCACCGACGCCGCGATCGCGGCCAGCGACATCACGATCGTGTCGGGCGACCTGCTGGTCGTCGCCGACGCCATCCGGCTCGCCCGCCGCACGCTGGGGACGATCAAAGGCAACCTGTTCTGGGCGTTCGCCTACAACGTCGCCGCGATCCCGCTCGCGATGGCGGGGCTGCTCAACCCGCTGCTGGCGGCGGCCGCCATGGCGCTGTCCTCGGTGTTCGTCGTGACCAACAGCCTGCGACTGCGCGGATTCCGCCCCGGCGCCTGA
- a CDS encoding aldo/keto reductase: MQQRTLGPFTVSAIGLGGMPMSMNNDKQIPERADAVATVHAALDAGVTLLDTADIYAPSWDSMGHNEEIIAEALATWGGDRSQIVVATKGGITRSEGEKWGRDGSLDYLRRAVEASLRALRVDVIDLYQYHRPDRWLVYGDVIESFKTLQDEGKVRAVGISNASVEEIEIAQQILGDGGLASVQNEFSPRHPGSYDELRYCADHGIAFLPWSPLGGTGGAARAVGDRFAVFGEVARAHDVSPQQVVLAWELGLGDTVIPIPGARRAESIIDSARAADLELSGDERARLSRSVGIDG; this comes from the coding sequence ATGCAGCAGCGCACCCTCGGACCATTCACCGTCTCGGCCATCGGGCTCGGCGGCATGCCGATGTCGATGAACAACGACAAGCAGATCCCGGAGCGCGCCGACGCGGTCGCCACCGTCCACGCGGCGCTCGACGCCGGCGTCACCCTGCTCGACACCGCCGACATCTACGCTCCCAGCTGGGACTCGATGGGCCACAACGAGGAGATCATCGCCGAAGCCCTCGCGACGTGGGGCGGCGACCGGTCGCAGATCGTCGTGGCGACCAAGGGCGGCATCACCCGTAGCGAGGGCGAGAAGTGGGGCCGCGACGGCTCGCTCGACTACCTGCGTCGCGCCGTCGAAGCCTCGCTGCGCGCGCTGCGCGTCGACGTGATCGACCTGTACCAGTACCACCGCCCCGACCGCTGGCTGGTCTACGGCGACGTCATCGAGAGCTTCAAGACACTGCAGGACGAGGGCAAGGTCCGCGCCGTCGGCATATCGAACGCGAGCGTCGAAGAGATCGAGATCGCGCAGCAGATCCTCGGCGACGGCGGCCTTGCGAGCGTGCAGAACGAGTTCTCGCCGCGCCACCCCGGCAGCTACGACGAGCTGCGGTACTGCGCCGACCACGGCATCGCCTTCCTGCCCTGGAGCCCGCTGGGCGGCACCGGCGGTGCGGCGCGGGCCGTCGGCGACCGGTTCGCCGTCTTCGGCGAGGTCGCCCGCGCCCACGACGTGAGCCCGCAGCAGGTCGTGCTCGCGTGGGAGCTGGGCCTCGGCGACACCGTCATCCCGATTCCCGGCGCCCGCCGCGCCGAGTCGATCATCGACAGCGCGCGTGCCGCCGACCTCGAGCTCTCGGGCGACGAGCGGGCGCGCCTGTCGCGGTCGGTCGGCATCGACGGCTGA
- a CDS encoding aminotransferase class III-fold pyridoxal phosphate-dependent enzyme: MTTADHDPRSATDRTIEQDRRHRAGRTPVLPVVVATGEGAWVTDIDGRRYLDLSSSTGALTFGHRHPALVAVAADQLTRSAFTSAAVHDDRQAGFAAALAELAGGDSVLSVDSGDEAMDVALRAAAARAQRDAAPASVVVAAGSHEPLVASGARTVPFGDAGALADALDDATAAVVLEPVQAGAGVVAAPAGYLAAARELCAERGVTLIVDETRSGLGRSGSTFAMGPGDGVPDIRLLGPALGGGIVPSAAVVGTRELLRDVSATASGSALAAAIGQRVVEMLGTGEIQTRAAALAEHLRGRLDALPGTGVTAVRTAGVWAGVDIDPAVGSATDIARRLVARGVLVESVGPATIVLSPPLVIRATELDWAIEQLRVVLAS, translated from the coding sequence ATGACGACCGCCGACCACGACCCGCGTTCCGCCACCGATCGGACGATCGAGCAGGATCGCCGGCATCGTGCGGGCCGTACCCCCGTGCTGCCCGTCGTCGTCGCGACGGGCGAGGGCGCGTGGGTGACCGACATCGACGGCCGGCGATACCTCGACCTGTCGTCGTCCACCGGCGCGCTGACCTTCGGGCACCGGCATCCGGCCCTCGTCGCGGTCGCCGCCGACCAGCTCACCCGCAGCGCCTTCACGAGCGCGGCCGTCCACGACGACCGGCAGGCCGGCTTCGCCGCCGCCCTCGCCGAGCTGGCGGGAGGCGACTCGGTGCTGTCGGTCGATTCGGGCGACGAGGCGATGGATGTCGCGCTGCGGGCTGCCGCCGCGCGGGCGCAGCGCGACGCCGCACCCGCGTCGGTCGTCGTGGCCGCCGGCTCGCACGAGCCACTCGTCGCATCGGGCGCCCGCACCGTGCCCTTCGGCGATGCCGGGGCGCTCGCCGACGCCCTCGACGACGCGACCGCCGCGGTCGTGCTCGAGCCGGTGCAGGCGGGCGCGGGCGTCGTCGCCGCACCCGCCGGGTACCTCGCCGCGGCGCGCGAACTGTGCGCGGAGCGCGGCGTGACGCTGATCGTCGACGAGACGCGCTCGGGCCTCGGCCGCTCGGGCTCGACCTTCGCGATGGGTCCGGGCGACGGCGTCCCCGACATCCGGTTGCTCGGGCCCGCCCTCGGCGGCGGCATCGTTCCGAGCGCCGCCGTGGTCGGCACGCGGGAGCTCTTGCGGGACGTCTCGGCAACGGCATCCGGTTCCGCGCTCGCCGCGGCGATCGGGCAGCGGGTCGTCGAGATGCTCGGCACGGGGGAGATCCAGACGCGGGCGGCGGCCCTCGCCGAGCACCTCCGCGGACGCCTCGACGCCCTGCCCGGCACCGGCGTGACCGCTGTGCGGACGGCGGGGGTGTGGGCCGGCGTCGACATCGATCCCGCGGTGGGCAGCGCTACCGACATCGCCCGGCGACTCGTGGCTCGGGGCGTGCTCGTCGAGTCGGTGGGGCCGGCGACGATCGTGCTCTCGCCGCCGCTGGTCATCCGTGCGACCGAGCTCGATTGGGCGATCGAGCAGCTGCGGGTCGTGCTCGCGAGCTGA